A DNA window from Rhinolophus sinicus isolate RSC01 linkage group LG10, ASM3656204v1, whole genome shotgun sequence contains the following coding sequences:
- the BRAT1 gene encoding integrator complex assembly factor BRAT1 has translation MDPECSKLLPALCAVLADPRQPVADDTCLEKLLDWFKTVTEAGSSVLLLQENPCLVELLFQVLKPQDLSSGVLSFSLRLAGILAAQENCFQYLQQGELLRGLFGESGPLGRAAWTAPTVRSGWIQGLRSLAQHPSALHFLVGCGVLGTIFSLQGDPSLFVASAAGQLLAHVLALCMRGQAEEHPGPQASDWPTCAQQIVDHIEESLRSAGSPQVTQALNVLSTTFGHCHSPWTQALWVRLSPLVACLLKKDPVPAAHSLVDLLLSAARSPVLSSNCGLWETLAQTLSHLSCTQAGPLALGVLKLQACPQTLRAQAFGVLLQPLACVLEAAAQAPGLPGLPAGTTGDSAVVDALLSSKSTCVGLLCQTLAHVELLQPMPQRPSPWPQAPLLGAAVAILRFCNGSVAPTSDVGSRLCVILVGCVRVQRAALDFLGTLAQGLGPQELVTQVLAVLLESLKSPDSSPTVLKKAFQATLRWLRSSPQPSGCCDMDPHSQQFLRELLPVLQKRLCSPCWEVRDSGLEFLTQLTRRWGGQAGFRHTLLASEVPELAEQLLRDPESYVRASAVNAMGQLSSQGLRATPASPEHPGGQQKSLLLDLLHILSADSEGFPRRAVMQVFTEWLRDGHAEVAEDPEQFVARVLQVASQDLDWEVRAQGLELALVFLAQTLGQPASHCPYAVAPPEVAPPGQLAQALQALCRVRLFEFAFRALFDCDRPVAQKSCDLLLFLRARAAPCGSPQEAGSSPNVAAAEAALQRWRAGQQGQPQEDLEPEAVMAVLRSVDLEGLRGALAESSDHVEKSPRSLLQDMLATVGTLVENEADCY, from the exons ATGGACCCAGAGTGCTCCAAGCTCCTCCCCGCTCTCTGCGCTGTTCTGGCGGACCCCAGGCAGCCCGTGGCGGATGACACCTGTTTGGAGAAGCTGCTGGACTGGTTTAAGACGGTTACTGAAGCAG GGTCCAGTGTCCTGCTGTTACAGGAGAATCCTTGCTTGGTGGAGCTGCTGTTCCAGGTGCTGAAACCCCAGGACCTGAGCTCCGGAGTCCTCTCCTTCTCACTCCGTCTTGCAGGGATACTGGCAGCCCAGGAAAACTGCTTCCAGTATCTTCAG CAGGGGGAGTTGCTGCGGGGGCTCTTCGGGGAGTCAGGCCCCCTGGGCCGAGCAGCCTGGACTGCCCCCACCGTGCGCAGTGGCTGGATCCAGGGCCTGCGCTCCCTGGCCCAGCACCCCAGCGCCCTGCACTTCCTGGTGGGCTGCG GTGTCCTGGGCACCATCTTCTCCTTGCAGGGAGACCCCAGCCTGTTTGTGGCCTCGGCAGCCGGGCAGCTCCTGGCACACGTCCTGGCTCTGTGTATGCGAGGCCAAGCTGAGGAACACCCCGGCCCGCAGGCTTCTGACTGGCCGACATGTGCCCAGCAGATCGTGGACCACATAGAAGAGTCCCTGCGCTCCGCCGGCAGCCCGCAGGTCACGCAGGCCCTGAACGTCCTGAGTACCACGTTCGGGCACTGCCACAGCCCTTGGACACAAGCCCTCTGGGTGCGGCTGAGTCCCCTCGTGGCCTGTCTGCTCAAGAAAGACCCCGTCCCCGCGGCACACTCGCTGGTGGACCTCCTCCTCAGCGCGGCCCG TTCTCCTGTGCTGAGTTCCAACTGTGGCCTATGGGAGACCTTGGCACAGACCCTGAGCCATCTGAGCTGCACGCAAGCAGGGCCTCTGGCTTTGGGGGTCCTGAAACTGCAGGCCTG TCCACAGACCCTAAGAGCCCAGGCCTTTGGTgtcctcctccagcccctggcctgTGTCCTGGAAGCCGCTGCTCAGGCCCCTGGGCTCCCag GCCTGCCAGCTGGGACCACAGGTGACTCCGCGGTGGTGGACGCACTCCTGTCCTCCAAGTCGACCTGCGTGGGTCTCCTGTGCCAGACCCTGGCCCACGTGGAGCTGCTGCAGCCCATG ccccagcgtCCCTCACCCTGGCCCCAGGCGCCCCTGCTTGGAGCTGCGGTGGCAATCCTGCGGTTCTGCAATGGCTCGGTAGCTCCCACCTCTGATGTGGGGAGCCGCCTCTGTGTCATCCTGGTGGGCTGTGTCCGGGTGCAGCGAGCAGCCCTTGACTTCCTGGGGACGCTGGCTCAGGGATTAG GCCCTCAAGAGTTGGTGACACAGGTGCTTGCTGTCCTCCTGGAATCCCTCAAGAGCCCTGACTCCAGCCCCACG GTTCTGAAGAAGGCCTTCCAGGCCACGCTCAGGTGGCTCCGGAGCTCACCCCAGCCTTCTGGCTGCTGCGACATGGACCCCCACAGCCAGCAGTTCCTCAGAG AGCTTCTCCCTGTGCTGCAGAAGCGCCTGTGCAGCCCCTGCTGGGAGGTGAGGGACTCGGGCCTCGAGTTCCTGACCCAGCTGACCAGACGCTGGGGAG GGCAGGCTGGCTTCAGACACACACTCCTGGCCTCAGAGGTGCCCGAGCTCGCCGAGCAGCTCCTGCGAGACCCTGAGAGTTACGTCCGCGCCAGTGCGGTGAATGCTATGGGGCAGCTTTCTAGCCAGGGGCTGCGCGCCACCCCCGCCAGCCCTGAGCACCCAGGAGGCCAGCAG aaGAGCCTGCTCCTGGACCTTCTGCACATCCTGTCCGCTGACTCGGAGGGCTTCCCCCGGAGGGCTGTCATGCAGGTCTTCACTGAGTGGCTGAGGGACGGCCATGCCGAAGTGGCCGAGGACCCAGAGCAGTTTGTGGCCAGGGTGCTCCAGGTGGCGAGCCAGGACCTGGACTGGGAGGTCAGGGCCCAGGGCCTGGAGCTGGCGCTGGTGTTCCTGGCTCAGACGCTGGGCCAGCCCGCCTCCCACTGTCCCTATGCCGTGGCCCCCCCTGAGGTGGCCCCGCCTGGCCAGCTGGCCCAGGCCCTACAGGCGCTCTGCCGAGTGCGGCTCTTTGAGTTTGCCTTTCGAGCCTTGTTTGACTGTGACCGACCCGTGGCCCAGAAGTCCTGTGACCTCCTTCTCTTCCTGAGGGCCAGGGCTGCTCCCTGTGGCAGCCCGCAGGAGGCGGGGAGCAGCCCCAATGTGGCCGCCGCGGAGGCTGCCCTGCAGAGGTGGCGGGCGGGCCAGCAGGGCCAGCCCCAGGAGGACCTGGAGCCTGAGGCTGTGATGGCCGTGCTGAGGTCCGTGGACCTGGAGGGCCTTCGGGGCGCCCTGGCTGAGAGCAGTGACCACGTGGAGAAGAGCCCTCGGTCCCTCCTGCAGGACATGCTGGCCACCGTGGGCACCCTGGTGGAGAACGAGGCCGACTGCTACTGA